The following proteins are encoded in a genomic region of Triticum dicoccoides isolate Atlit2015 ecotype Zavitan chromosome 1B, WEW_v2.0, whole genome shotgun sequence:
- the LOC119327686 gene encoding uncharacterized protein LOC119327686 isoform X1, which produces MGNSCVTGSSSTSNHGQSLKSNGEKASDNSCVTGSCLSNQGQSQESNGSETTFKWRIDGFSSLLDKGWTSSSVFNIRGFDWYMVLNLRDRKSGDKNEYVSLELVLFLAPEILHTVVEASFKFLIYDQSYGKHLEQHQVSQNFQAPSRVSGTSFMIPLATLKEQSSGFLVEDSCVFGIQFIKVVPVKGSSKHRQNLKANVARAIGNSCVTGSSQSSQGHCQESNGSETTFKWRIDGFSSLLDKGEGWTNSSVFNIRGFNWYLMLNPRDRKSGDKNEYVSLKLVLTQTVSERSHLIAKATFKFLIYDQSYGKHHEEHQVSHNFQAASRVSGISCMIPLAKLKEQSSGFLVKDSCVFGIQFIKVVAVKGNDVSETLFVQKISNICSDPQVYTWNIDDFFVLKNPSTSPEFDQLITIYPSGSDKNPNYLSLYLNMKDSLHKDSAILADVSITIKDQETGKHKKLSARLQLKNCAPTWGWGKFISLEDFKDSSQGYLVKTKCCIEAQIAVIGSSKTE; this is translated from the exons ATGGGCAACTCCTGTGTCACTGGCTCCAGCA GCACCTCAAACCACGGGCAGAGTCTGAAATCCAACGGGGAAAAAGCTAGTGACAATTCGTGTGTTACTGGTTCAT GCCTGTCAAACCAGGGCCAGAGCCAGGAATCCAATGGGTCGGAGACAACCTTCAAATGGAGGATTGATGGTTTCTCCTCGCTTCTTGATAAGGGATGGACCAGCTCCAGTGTGTTTAACATCAGGGGGTTTGACTG GTACATGGTGCTGAACCTAAGGGACAGAAAGAGTGGTGACAAAAATGAATATGTTTCTCTTGAGCTTGTGCTGTTTCTAGCACCTGAGATACTCCATACGGTCGTGGAGGCAAGTTTCAAGTTCCTGATATATGACCAGTCATATGGAAAGCACCTTGAACAGCATCAAG TGAGCCAAAATTTTCAGGCTCCAAGCAGAGTCTCTGGGACCTCATTCATGATCCCCCTCGCAACGCTTAAGGAGCAATCCTCTGGATTCCTTGTCGAAGACAGCTGTGTTTTTGGTATCCAGTTCATCAAAGTTGTCCCTGTTAAAG GCAGCTCAAAACATAGGCAGAATCTGAAAGCCAACGTGGCAAGAGCCATTGGCAACTCATGTGTTACTGGTTCAA GCCAGTCAAGCCAGGGACATTGCCAGGAATCCAACGGGTCAGAGACAACCTTTAAATGGAGGATCGATGGTTTCTCCTCGCTTCTTGATAAGGGTGAAGGATGGACCAACTCCAGTGTGTTTAACATCAGGGGGTTTAACTG GTACCTGATGCTGAACCCAAGGGACAGAAAGAGTGGCGACAAAAATGAATATGTTTCTCTTAAGCTTGTGCTGACTCAAACAGTATCCGAGAGATCCCATTTGATTGCGAAGgcaactttcaagttcctgatatatGACCAGtcatatggaaagcaccatgaagagCATCAAG TGAGCCACAATTTTCAGGCTGCAAGCAGAGTCTCTGGGATCTCATGCATGATCCCCCTCGCGAAGCTTAAGGAGCAATCCTCTGGATTCCTCGTCAAAGACAGCTGTGTTTTCGGTATCCAGTTCATCAAAGTTGTCGCTGTTAAAGGTAACGATGTGTCAGAGACCCTGTTTGTTCAGAAGATTAGCAACATCTGCAGTGACCCCCAAGTCTACACCTGGAACATTGATGATTTCTTTGTGTTGAAAAACCCGAGCACCTCCCCAGAGTTTGACCA GTTAATCACTATCTATCCATCTGGTTCCGATAAGAATCCGAACTACCTCTCCCTGTACCTGAACATGAAGGACTCACTCCATAAAGACTCTGCGATCCTGGCAGATGTTAGCATAACCATCAAAGACCAGGAAACTGGCAAGCACAAGAAATTATCAG CCCGGCTCCAGCTCAAGAATTGTGCCCCCACTTGGGGATGGGGCAAGTTCATATCTCTGGAAGATTTCAAGGACTCGTCACAAGGTTATCTCGTGAAGACAAAGTGTTGCATTGAAGCTCAGATTGCAGTCATTGGTTCCTCGAAGACAGAGTAG
- the LOC119327686 gene encoding uncharacterized protein LOC119327686 isoform X2 produces MGNSCVTGSSSLSNQGQSQESNGSETTFKWRIDGFSSLLDKGWTSSSVFNIRGFDWYMVLNLRDRKSGDKNEYVSLELVLFLAPEILHTVVEASFKFLIYDQSYGKHLEQHQVSQNFQAPSRVSGTSFMIPLATLKEQSSGFLVEDSCVFGIQFIKVVPVKGSSKHRQNLKANVARAIGNSCVTGSSQSSQGHCQESNGSETTFKWRIDGFSSLLDKGEGWTNSSVFNIRGFNWYLMLNPRDRKSGDKNEYVSLKLVLTQTVSERSHLIAKATFKFLIYDQSYGKHHEEHQVSHNFQAASRVSGISCMIPLAKLKEQSSGFLVKDSCVFGIQFIKVVAVKGNDVSETLFVQKISNICSDPQVYTWNIDDFFVLKNPSTSPEFDQLITIYPSGSDKNPNYLSLYLNMKDSLHKDSAILADVSITIKDQETGKHKKLSARLQLKNCAPTWGWGKFISLEDFKDSSQGYLVKTKCCIEAQIAVIGSSKTE; encoded by the exons ATGGGCAACTCCTGTGTCACTGGCTCCAGCA GCCTGTCAAACCAGGGCCAGAGCCAGGAATCCAATGGGTCGGAGACAACCTTCAAATGGAGGATTGATGGTTTCTCCTCGCTTCTTGATAAGGGATGGACCAGCTCCAGTGTGTTTAACATCAGGGGGTTTGACTG GTACATGGTGCTGAACCTAAGGGACAGAAAGAGTGGTGACAAAAATGAATATGTTTCTCTTGAGCTTGTGCTGTTTCTAGCACCTGAGATACTCCATACGGTCGTGGAGGCAAGTTTCAAGTTCCTGATATATGACCAGTCATATGGAAAGCACCTTGAACAGCATCAAG TGAGCCAAAATTTTCAGGCTCCAAGCAGAGTCTCTGGGACCTCATTCATGATCCCCCTCGCAACGCTTAAGGAGCAATCCTCTGGATTCCTTGTCGAAGACAGCTGTGTTTTTGGTATCCAGTTCATCAAAGTTGTCCCTGTTAAAG GCAGCTCAAAACATAGGCAGAATCTGAAAGCCAACGTGGCAAGAGCCATTGGCAACTCATGTGTTACTGGTTCAA GCCAGTCAAGCCAGGGACATTGCCAGGAATCCAACGGGTCAGAGACAACCTTTAAATGGAGGATCGATGGTTTCTCCTCGCTTCTTGATAAGGGTGAAGGATGGACCAACTCCAGTGTGTTTAACATCAGGGGGTTTAACTG GTACCTGATGCTGAACCCAAGGGACAGAAAGAGTGGCGACAAAAATGAATATGTTTCTCTTAAGCTTGTGCTGACTCAAACAGTATCCGAGAGATCCCATTTGATTGCGAAGgcaactttcaagttcctgatatatGACCAGtcatatggaaagcaccatgaagagCATCAAG TGAGCCACAATTTTCAGGCTGCAAGCAGAGTCTCTGGGATCTCATGCATGATCCCCCTCGCGAAGCTTAAGGAGCAATCCTCTGGATTCCTCGTCAAAGACAGCTGTGTTTTCGGTATCCAGTTCATCAAAGTTGTCGCTGTTAAAGGTAACGATGTGTCAGAGACCCTGTTTGTTCAGAAGATTAGCAACATCTGCAGTGACCCCCAAGTCTACACCTGGAACATTGATGATTTCTTTGTGTTGAAAAACCCGAGCACCTCCCCAGAGTTTGACCA GTTAATCACTATCTATCCATCTGGTTCCGATAAGAATCCGAACTACCTCTCCCTGTACCTGAACATGAAGGACTCACTCCATAAAGACTCTGCGATCCTGGCAGATGTTAGCATAACCATCAAAGACCAGGAAACTGGCAAGCACAAGAAATTATCAG CCCGGCTCCAGCTCAAGAATTGTGCCCCCACTTGGGGATGGGGCAAGTTCATATCTCTGGAAGATTTCAAGGACTCGTCACAAGGTTATCTCGTGAAGACAAAGTGTTGCATTGAAGCTCAGATTGCAGTCATTGGTTCCTCGAAGACAGAGTAG